In Heliangelus exortis chromosome 12, bHelExo1.hap1, whole genome shotgun sequence, the genomic stretch ttttactCTTTCTCTAAGCATTTCAGCTTGATTATTAACTCAGAAATTCCAGGAATGTTCAGTCTACCTCCCCTTTTGTCAGAGGGCTTTCTGGAATCCTGGCAGCTCTCTGGGACCCCAGTATCTACTGAAACAACGAAGCCACTGCCTTGCTGAATACATTTTTAATCATGCTTGAATCAGGTTTTGGTGATCATTTAACTTTACTGATGACTGACATAAAAGCAATCCTATCTAGAACAGatagttagaaaaaaaaagctttcatatAATCAAGTCTTTCATCTTCATGTtcattatgtaaaaaaaattactagcTCTTCCATCCTCACAGGTATAAAATTTGCCAGAAAGTAAAAGCAGGTAAGTCCTGCAACTTTGatgttgggggaaaaaaaaaaggaagggaaatacTTTGAAGGTCTATTTTTTATATGCTATAAATATCTATCAATCACTATGTATAATTCATATATGTATTAATATGTATGAAAATTCATAccaattaaataattttgcaattAAAGTGGTCCAGAATTCAGAAAATCTTTGATCATATGTAATTAGCTTTCCAAGACTTCCTTCAACAAAATTAATCTTGATAATTGCATGAGAACATCAACTAGAGGCATTGTTTTCACAGGCATTTAATAGCtcataaaatcaaattaattttctgcaacttttgttttacattcttaaaattattatcattatcaATCCACTTAGAAAACAACAGATTTGTTCTGTGCATTAGCAAATAAAAGGCCAGTCtgttttcattgcattttaACTTACAGCAGGTGTTCAGTCATGGAACACTTATCAGTTGAGCCTTGTGCTCAAACCATCAAAATTTGTACTCTCTTCCCTTTAGGATGGTACTATTACAGTTCATTAGAATTGTTTGACTAAATATCTTAAGTTGCTAAGGTACAAATCCCTTTTAGGCAATTTCTTAGTTATATAATCCCTAATCCAGTGTAAAAGTAAAGAGTTAAGGGAAATGAGAAAGTTTCAAGTCTTAAAGAAGTCAATGGATTCAAATGTGCACAAAATTAAGTTTATCCACAGAGTTAAGTTGTATTGGCAGTTAAAGCTTCCTCCCACATCATCATATTTTCAGCTGAAGTTGTACTGAGACAAACAGACAAATTCATTCCACAAGTGACCATAAGGCATGTTTCATCACTATTCCAAAAGTCAATACATAATAGCAAAGTACAAGTGAATGACTCATTATCCATTGAGCCATTCAGATATGAGTATCTAGCTTTTACAGATTTTCCTATGCCAGAGTAGTGTTTTCAGAATTGTTTTTCAGGACTATTGGCATTTCAGCACACGAGTCAAACACTCTTGCATAACATCAAGCTTTGGCTTGCCTTGTCAGCACCAGGAGATGAAAATATAACACAGGTGTTAATCTCTAAGTCAACACAGCTGATATATAACAGGTATTTTTCAAAGTAAAGTGCCTCTTTTATTAaaagtttgctttaaaaaaaatattttgctttgactCATAGTTTTCATAATGGAAAGTAAAAGAAACTCTTACCTTTTTCCTTTGCCCATTTTTCACATACTCAACACCAATGGATTTTGTTCCTTGAAACAAGATTTTTGTTACAAGTGTCTTCTCTGCAACTGACAAATTCGGGCGTGGTATGGCTGGGTGAAGGTAAGCACTGGCTGTGCTCCATCTTTTACCTAAAATGTATACTTATATTAAATATCAAAATAGTCATGCTCAGTTCTTTAAGAATTTGGCTGATAGTGATCAGGATGTTTTCACATGGAAAGCTTTCACAAAGTTTATAGAGTTCAAAGCAAATGTGATTTCATAtaattaaaatctttattttaacCTAACAAACTTCACAATGACATTCTGAAAACCTACTGTCCTTCCCAAATTTAACTATGAATCAAGACCTGCATGCCAATGCTATTTGCAGTTAAGTATACCTGAGGCTGATAGCAAGCTCCTGGGAAATGAACAGGGTGTACACACAGAATGCCCTGAATTAATGAACATTACCTATTCAGTAATCTAAACAACTAAATGGCATTCACTGCAGATTATTTGTCcatatttcaaaatgctttcagaagTATCCCTGGTGGGttgaaatacaaattatttaagGACTCCCTTATGATTTACCTTGGTGCACAGTCATGTCCATCCAGCCAAATCCTTCTTGCTGGTAGCCATTCATATCATCTGTGAAGGGATACCCAGCTTGCTGGGTTGCCTCCAGGAATGCATGATGAAGAGGAtggtttgttttccctcttgACACATGCAGGGGTCCATTTCCACCTCTATACTGATCTGGACCCAGTTCATGTGTCTGGGCCTTCTTAAAATAGGGCAAGCAATGTTCATAGTCCCATCCTAtagccccttccctgctccatcGATTATAATCTTCTGCATGCCCACGGATGTATACCATGGCATTGAGAGAAGATGAGCCACCCCACACTCTTCCACGGGGCCAGTACATAATTCTGTTATCCATATGCTTTTGTGATGTAGTGTGGTAATACCAGTTATATTTCTCATCACAGAGGTTGTAAGTTAGTGCAGCAGGCATATGAATCTTCCACAGCAGTCTTTTACTACCTAGAAGGGTATCTTTAGGGCCTGCTTCCAAAAGCAGTACAGTACTCAGAGGGTCTTCAGTCAGCCTGTTGGCTAATACACACCCCGCTGATCCAGCTCCAACAATGACATAATTATAGGAGTTTGCCTTTCCAGAACTAAGATGAGATGATGTATGTGCAGTTTTGAAGAGGTGTTCATTGATGCCAAATAGATTCTTCAATATGTGTGCTTTAAACAGAGTTCCTGGTTTTTTGTGCATCTGATTCATAGGACTGCCATATTTAACACCTTTCATTAAGTATGACATCTTTACCAATAGTATCACTCTTGCAGAATTTCTAGCAAAAATCCAGTGGATTAGcctaggaaaaaacaaacaaaaatcttaatTAAGATGTAAGAATTAATGCAGTGCATGACCTCTAAAATGTCCTTCATTTTCAGGTAAAACTGGTACACTTTACTCATTCTCACTATCTAAAAGGTAAAAACAATACCAATAACCCAATAAACATGTCCTCTGAAACTTGCTCTCTTATTCTTTTAATGCAGCCTGTGCACCAGTTTTGGTGCACACTGTTTTGTATTATATGCAgcctgatttttatttgcttcttgtTCTCAAGATAGAAAAGAGCAGCACATTTTCAGGTATTGACTAAAACCATGAGGGACATAAATCTTTGCTTATCTTGTAGCCTTTATTCATCTGCCTCTAGGAGGTAAAAATTTAAGAAGCCAAATAATTTCATAAGCTTCTCTGTAAGTTTGTGGCAACCAGGGGTATTGCATAGCCAAGCCACAACAATGGAAATGATGAATAATACACATAGAATACAAGTGTAGGAGTGACTCATTTTCAGCTATCCCTAAGGTGAAAAAACTGCTGGGCTTTGAGTATGTCTCCTaacacaggaaaggaaaaacctaTTAATCTGTGGCTCTCTACCTTATTACTAAACACTTCCACAATCTCATGATCACTCAAATATATACTAAGTATGatatgtatgggatggaatactttgTTTGTTCTTTAGGGCACATGTGTGATCCACTCCTCCCCAAACGAGGGTCACAGGTGTGACTCCTTTGctcccttttgtttccagagcatGTTTTTCAGAACCAATCAAtggcagacactgactgaaaaatgtgatgttaatttcagcaagtgaaGCTACTTAGACTTAattgaaaagtaaaatcaaCAGAAAGAAACTTGGTCTCATCTgactcaaaccaggacaatctAATACCACCAAATCCTTAGGCTGAGTAAACATGGCAATTTTTTAACCTTCAAAAAAGCCTGAGAGCCTCAGAAGCAAGATTCAGGTACAGGAACTAAATGCAAGATTTTCACTTTTGCTGTAAATCCCTCAGGTGTCAATGCTGCTGTCTAGTCTGAAGTGCATTTCTTACCCCTGAAACCACTCCCCTTGGTATAAACTATTAGTGAAAACTGATATATTTGGGctgtaaaatgtatttctccCTGGCTTGTGGCTACTATCTAAGAAGCTGACTTGGATTCTAGAGGCAGCAACTTATCCAGAGGCTGCTACACTGTAATGCTCTGCCCATCTGAAAGAGGTAAGAAAGCTTTCTCCTGGAAAAATATCAAATACTGTATTAttgaaaaaatactgtatttttgtaaaatatctGGGCTTTTGCACTAGAAGTAAATATGTATTAATGAATCACTGAAATAGGTTTTTCTGACTAAAAGGTGGAACTAAACTTTACTCTGGATATACAGAAAGGATGCAGTGGATTGGTCTGAGCCCAGAGCTGACCCAGCTGATTCTCACACAGCTAATGCAAAATTGATCCCAGCTGAAAGTGTGTGTGGGGGCCTGTCTGTTACAGGTGGATAATATTAAAGGAttctttcttggaaaaaaatgggtttgGCAAATTCCTGTGATACAGTAGACGAAGATGCAAAGGTAGAGAGTTTtcccttgttttattttgttttgtttatgagGGCTATAATACTGAAGCACTGATATTTAACCCTCAGAATCTGTGGGTCACAAGACTTTGTTTTAGGAACAGCAGATGGCTGATGGGGTTGGTAGAATATCAAGGCCTGGGCCTTGATAATCTGGGAAAGACGTTTTCTACCTATAATGTGagggtttatttttctggtgGAGTTTCACCATGGTAAGTTGATTAACCTTACTGCTGAGGAAATAAGCCCTCAGGTTTTGGTTATACAGATGGTCATCACGTATTATTTAGATGTGCTGGGTAAATTGACCCAATTTAGTCAGTAGGGAGCTATAGTTTTATGGCCAGCTTGGTTAAAAATTGTAGCCACTTTGTCAAAACAGAATATATTGAAATGGAGACGTTTACACAACTATGGTTCTACAGGAATGCTTTGTACTTACCAACCTCTATAAGCTGTCTTTTGAGCTTTGCTGAATATTACTGTCTTTATCTGGGTTCTTGCATATCAGAACCTCTTTATGGACAGGTAGTCAGATGTTCCTTGGGAATCAGTGAACAGACCTGCAGAAATGCATATGGGAGCGacataaaatatattcaaataagCTCTTATTGCACTAGAGCTTCAAAATCTGAAACTCATTTTTATAAACTATGTATTTACAGATATTATTACTACTGAGCAGGGCCTATACACAGAAGTCTTAAAAGAgtgaggagagcaggagcaAACTGGCAGGAAAATTCTGTTGCTACAGTTTAATAATATATCTAATTGCACACCAGGTAGCTAGAAATGGGCAACGGAGTTCTGAATTTTGGTGTTTGGGGCTCCTTGCATCATTGTAACCCATCTGCATCTCTGAATGCAGTATCAGGCTTGGATGAGAAATGTACCCTGAAGTAACCAAGGAGTATCTGAAACTTGGGGCTGCATGTGAAAACAGACTTCTCTAAGGGATAGTGAAGCTGTGAAAGGCAAAGAATATGTTACTttactgtttttaaaggaagggtgagacaaaaaggaaagataTGTAAGAGGTTGTGCAGAGCACCTAAGCATCTAAATTGGCTTGCCCTCTTTGAAAGAAAGCTAAGCAAAAGTGCTAGGATTCAGCCTAGGGACCTTATTCCTAGACTTCTAGATTGAAAAGGTTCACAGTCCACAATAAAGAGGAGGACAGGCATCCTGCATGCAGGGGTGGGAGATATATTGAAAAATGGACAGAAATTAAATGGTTTTGCAGGTGGACAAGGTGGTTAATCTAAGTTACAGGGAACTGGCCATCATTACTGTTAAGCAATCAGAGCTCTATCATTATTTGATAAAACTGGAAATAAGAGTTATCAAAAATAAGTTCCAAGACAGGTCACTCACTGTCTGGGCTAAAAGGTTGAATTATCAACCAAGAAAGCTAAGTCTAATGTTCCTTTAAGTAACTGAAATAGTATTTTGAATCAGTCCCAACACATATGTTTGTCAGATTTATAGTTAGATGTTATTTCAAGtttatatttggttttttttttggtggttttacATCAAACAGAGCAGGACTGACAAAGTAATATTTGATAGTTTTTATCTTGCAAAGAGCAAGTTGGGAGTCAAGTCAGTTATCAGTGCCCTGGTTGTAATACTCAAGTGATATTGAGAATTGGTGCATAGATGATTCACAAATTTCTGTGCCTTTAAGTTCTGAAGTGCAGAGGTCAAAAATCAAGCCATTGTGATTTAAGTCCAACACACCTAGCTGGATTGAATGGATTGAAACACTAGTTTCAATGCACAGTTCTCTTTGTCCTATTAATCCATATCCACCCTCATCTATGCATGGTACTCTTGTATGAGCACTCCCCTACACCAGTTCCTATAAACCATTCCCGAAACGAGTGAAGATGAACTTTAGTCCCTGTCCTATTCTGCCAGGGCCAAAACAAGAATATCATGTCTGGCAGATGTAAAAGATGACCCTCCCTTAGAGACATCCAACAGCATGGACAATACAGGGTGCAGCAGATCAATGGGATCTTTACTGGACATCCACCCTCCATCGCACTGCGCTGCCAAATTCTG encodes the following:
- the CHDH gene encoding choline dehydrogenase, mitochondrial isoform X1; this encodes MGLFGQEERGRLIHWIFARNSARVILLVKMSYLMKGVKYGSPMNQMHKKPGTLFKAHILKNLFGINEHLFKTAHTSSHLSSGKANSYNYVIVGAGSAGCVLANRLTEDPLSTVLLLEAGPKDTLLGSKRLLWKIHMPAALTYNLCDEKYNWYYHTTSQKHMDNRIMYWPRGRVWGGSSSLNAMVYIRGHAEDYNRWSREGAIGWDYEHCLPYFKKAQTHELGPDQYRGGNGPLHVSRGKTNHPLHHAFLEATQQAGYPFTDDMNGYQQEGFGWMDMTVHQGKRWSTASAYLHPAIPRPNLSVAEKTLVTKILFQGTKSIGVEYVKNGQRKKAFASKEVILSGGAINSPQLLMLSGIGNADDLKKLGIPVVCHLPGVGQNLQDHLEVYVQQKCTKPITLYSAQKPVNMVRIGLEWLWKFTGEGATAHLESGGFIRSEPGVPHPNIQFHFLPSQVIDHGRVASTVEAYQVHVGPMRSTSMGWLKLKSTDPNDHPIIEPNYMSTERDILEFRQCVKLTREIFAQKAFEKFRGPEIQPGNHIQSDKEIDAFIRQKADSAYHPSCTCKMGQISDNTAVVDPQTRVIGVENLRVVDASIMPSVVSGNLNAPTIMIAEKAADIIKGLPSLQEKNVPVYKPKTLETQR